The following are encoded together in the Flavobacterium haoranii genome:
- a CDS encoding lipocalin family protein — protein MKKLALLFVFTIMIMNCKSTSAVDNYVNYEAQRNVKGTWMVTNVEYPNSNYIQINLLDIASSNCFKNSTWNFISNNNKGSITFPNNCSQNRDITWYINNDGQMVLKILGSESSRKTDTGYVLDYIPVNSDKFILRDKVSVASNTVEFSLTFERL, from the coding sequence ATGAAAAAATTAGCTTTACTCTTTGTGTTTACCATTATGATTATGAATTGTAAATCGACCTCAGCTGTTGACAATTATGTTAATTATGAAGCACAAAGAAATGTAAAAGGAACTTGGATGGTCACCAATGTTGAGTATCCAAATTCAAATTACATTCAAATCAATTTATTAGATATTGCGAGTAGCAACTGTTTTAAAAATAGTACTTGGAATTTTATTTCGAACAACAACAAAGGAAGTATTACTTTTCCAAACAACTGTTCTCAAAACAGAGATATTACTTGGTATATCAATAACGATGGCCAAATGGTTTTGAAAATTTTAGGTTCAGAATCAAGTAGAAAAACAGATACTGGTTATGTTCTCGATTATATTCCTGTTAATTCAGATAAATTTATTCTTCGAGATAAAGTTTCAGTGGCTAGTAATACTGTAGAATTCAGTTTAACTTTTGAAAGATTGTAA
- a CDS encoding DUF1801 domain-containing protein: MNQEIEAYHNNLPDFEKEICDTLYHIINENLLQAEHKIWHAHPVWFLDGNPIVGYSKQKAGIRLMFWSGADFEEPQLNVLGKKFKDASLFYTIATDINEPDLKRWLQKATTIQYDYKNIVKRKGVLVKL; this comes from the coding sequence ATGAACCAAGAAATTGAAGCTTACCACAATAATCTACCAGATTTCGAAAAAGAAATTTGCGATACGTTATACCACATTATAAACGAAAACTTGTTACAAGCCGAACATAAAATTTGGCATGCGCACCCAGTTTGGTTTTTAGACGGCAACCCTATTGTAGGCTACAGCAAACAAAAAGCAGGCATTCGTTTGATGTTTTGGAGTGGTGCCGACTTTGAAGAACCCCAACTTAACGTGTTAGGCAAAAAGTTTAAAGATGCTTCGTTGTTTTACACAATTGCCACCGACATTAACGAACCCGACCTAAAACGCTGGCTACAAAAAGCTACAACTATACAATATGATTATAAAAATATTGTAAAACGAAAAGGTGTTTTGGTGAAGTTGTAA
- a CDS encoding YtxH domain-containing protein, translating to MKNSNVLLGILGGVAVGAIAGILLAPDKGSKTRKKLKTKATDIKTNLQNEFDEFLEQMENKYQQVSDKATEVADVIKK from the coding sequence ATGAAAAATAGTAACGTATTATTAGGAATTTTAGGCGGCGTTGCCGTAGGTGCCATTGCAGGAATTTTATTAGCTCCAGATAAAGGTTCAAAAACTAGAAAAAAACTAAAAACTAAAGCAACAGATATCAAAACTAATTTACAAAATGAATTTGATGAGTTTTTAGAACAAATGGAAAACAAATACCAACAAGTATCAGACAAAGCAACAGAAGTTGCAGATGTAATTAAAAAATAG
- a CDS encoding TonB-dependent siderophore receptor — MKIRITTLTAILFSTIGLSQDKFNNINDDFFTENDTVKKLNEVVLNGKKIAPKSSVNRAGIKIMDMPQAVQVIDNEVIQQQQSVRLSDVIKNANGVYVGSARGGSQESFWSRGYDMSSNNMFKNGFRFSSGSIPEVASLDKVEFLKGSAALLYGNVAPGGILNMVTKTPNFNKGGEITMQAGSYSFYKPSADVYGTFNKNIAWRFNGSYENSESFRDYVTRERYYVNPSLLFKVTNKTEITVQADYLNDDWTPDFGTGSIGKEVADVPRNAYLGAKWSNGNTKQATASILLNHEFNSNWKLNFNSSFQDYDREYIGTERIQPADNGDWNRPYGRNKATEKILANQLSLQGNFKTGKIKHQLFTGIDTEISNAETYRFRFFDPTTGTTVTTYDTVNIFDPSSYAASVEGPVLPSEITTITKTETNRFGVYAQDLISFGEKFKALLGLRYSYQETKPETHNYTANTVTEETIRNDRAFSPKVGLIYQPTKTITLFSSYSNSFTPNTGVDIYNKAIKPSIIDQFEAGIKNEFYNGRLSTNVTLYHIVNSNLAQTAEFDADGNLNTNTNIKALSGETTSKGVELDVNYKPIDDLSIMAGYSYNDMRYTKTTGATGSFIEGDRLVRTPQHTANLSFFYTVPTGIFKNVSVGALGNYIGDRLGGWNNQINPAYPNGIRDREIPIDGYVTVDFSMGYKWKNFSLLCKLSNITNELNYTVHENYSINPIAPRQVLTSLKYKF, encoded by the coding sequence ATGAAAATACGTATTACAACTTTAACCGCTATTTTATTCTCAACAATAGGCTTAAGCCAAGACAAATTCAATAATATTAATGACGACTTTTTTACCGAAAATGATACTGTAAAAAAACTAAATGAAGTCGTTTTAAATGGGAAAAAAATTGCCCCAAAATCATCAGTAAATAGAGCTGGTATTAAAATTATGGACATGCCACAGGCTGTTCAAGTAATTGACAACGAAGTTATTCAACAACAACAATCTGTTCGTTTAAGCGATGTAATTAAAAACGCTAACGGAGTTTATGTAGGTTCTGCTCGTGGTGGTTCTCAAGAATCATTTTGGTCTAGAGGTTACGACATGTCTTCAAACAACATGTTCAAAAATGGTTTCCGTTTTAGTAGTGGTTCAATTCCTGAAGTAGCTTCACTAGACAAAGTAGAATTTTTAAAAGGAAGTGCTGCTTTATTATATGGAAATGTTGCTCCAGGTGGAATTTTAAACATGGTTACAAAAACTCCAAATTTCAATAAAGGTGGCGAAATTACAATGCAAGCTGGAAGTTATAGTTTCTACAAACCATCTGCTGATGTTTATGGAACTTTTAATAAAAATATTGCATGGCGTTTTAATGGTTCTTACGAAAATTCTGAAAGTTTCCGCGATTATGTAACAAGAGAGCGCTATTATGTAAATCCTTCATTATTATTTAAGGTTACTAATAAAACAGAAATTACGGTTCAAGCCGATTATTTAAACGATGATTGGACTCCCGATTTTGGTACTGGTTCAATTGGAAAAGAAGTAGCTGATGTTCCTAGAAATGCTTATTTGGGTGCAAAATGGTCAAACGGAAATACAAAACAAGCTACTGCTTCTATTTTATTAAATCATGAATTCAATTCAAATTGGAAATTAAATTTTAACTCTTCTTTCCAAGATTACGACAGAGAATATATAGGTACTGAAAGAATTCAACCTGCAGATAATGGTGATTGGAACAGACCTTATGGAAGAAATAAAGCAACCGAAAAAATATTAGCCAACCAACTAAGTTTACAAGGTAACTTTAAAACTGGAAAAATCAAACACCAATTATTTACTGGTATTGATACTGAAATTTCAAATGCTGAAACATACCGTTTTAGATTTTTTGATCCTACAACTGGAACAACAGTTACAACTTATGACACTGTAAATATTTTTGATCCTTCTTCTTATGCAGCATCGGTTGAAGGTCCTGTATTACCTTCAGAAATTACTACCATAACTAAAACTGAAACCAATCGTTTTGGAGTGTATGCTCAAGATTTAATTTCTTTTGGTGAAAAATTTAAAGCTTTATTAGGTCTACGTTATTCTTATCAAGAAACAAAACCTGAGACACATAATTACACAGCAAATACTGTAACTGAAGAAACCATTCGTAACGACAGAGCTTTTTCTCCTAAAGTTGGTTTAATTTACCAACCAACAAAAACGATTACTTTATTCTCTAGTTATTCAAATTCATTTACTCCAAATACTGGTGTTGATATTTACAACAAAGCGATTAAACCATCTATCATTGACCAATTTGAAGCGGGTATTAAAAATGAATTCTATAACGGAAGATTAAGTACTAATGTTACACTTTACCATATTGTAAACAGCAATTTAGCTCAAACTGCAGAGTTTGATGCAGACGGAAATTTAAACACTAATACAAACATTAAAGCACTAAGTGGTGAAACTACGAGTAAAGGTGTTGAATTAGATGTAAACTATAAACCAATAGACGACTTAAGCATTATGGCTGGTTACAGTTACAACGACATGCGTTATACTAAAACAACAGGTGCAACAGGAAGTTTTATTGAAGGAGATCGTTTAGTAAGAACACCACAACATACAGCTAACTTAAGTTTCTTTTATACTGTACCAACAGGAATTTTCAAAAATGTATCAGTGGGTGCTTTAGGAAATTATATTGGTGATAGATTAGGTGGTTGGAACAATCAAATAAATCCAGCTTATCCAAACGGAATTAGAGATAGAGAAATTCCTATTGATGGTTATGTTACTGTAGATTTTTCTATGGGATATAAATGGAAAAATTTCTCATTGTTATGTAAATTGTCTAATATTACAAACGAATTAAATTATACAGTTCACGAGAATTATAGTATCAACCCTATTGCTCCAAGACAAGTATTAACATCACTTAAATATAAATTCTAA
- a CDS encoding porin family protein, with translation MKKKILTTLCLIGFISLSNAQESSSTGARFGLKGGVNFTNLYVDDVDDTNMLTSFNAGVFVELPITQGVAIVPELNYSRKGSEVQNTILTETYKSKFKLSYLEMPVLLKLNLVPNFNLHAGPYVAYLLNAKTDVVDENGDRVESFEYDTDDFNKLDFGLSAGLGFDFNNFGIGARYNYGLSEIDKDNNANGAKNSAFNLYVALKF, from the coding sequence ATGAAAAAGAAAATTTTGACAACGTTATGCCTTATAGGATTTATAAGCCTATCAAATGCACAGGAATCATCTTCAACAGGTGCACGCTTCGGACTTAAAGGTGGTGTAAACTTTACAAATCTTTATGTAGACGATGTTGACGACACTAACATGCTAACAAGTTTTAATGCTGGTGTTTTTGTCGAACTACCCATTACTCAAGGTGTTGCCATTGTACCCGAATTAAACTATTCTAGAAAAGGTTCTGAAGTGCAAAACACCATTCTAACAGAAACATACAAATCAAAATTTAAACTAAGCTATTTAGAAATGCCAGTACTGTTAAAACTTAATTTGGTTCCTAATTTCAACTTACACGCTGGTCCTTATGTAGCTTATCTATTAAACGCAAAAACCGACGTAGTGGATGAAAATGGAGATCGTGTTGAAAGTTTTGAATATGATACCGATGATTTCAACAAACTAGATTTTGGTCTATCTGCTGGACTTGGATTCGACTTTAACAATTTTGGTATCGGTGCAAGATATAATTACGGTCTAAGCGAAATTGATAAAGATAATAACGCAAACGGGGCTAAAAACAGTGCTTTTAACTTGTATGTAGCTCTTAAATTTTAA
- a CDS encoding PepSY-associated TM helix domain-containing protein translates to MKAQKIRDLHRDLGYFYLGLIVTFAFSGILMNHREHWHPEKITMESKPVELQLPSESEINEKFAQKTASDLGLEGKVRRHMIRKGTLRIQLENAEIEVDAKTGKGEIVQFIKTPIVSQAMKLHKNTSAWWIYFSDIFGISLIIIAITGTLMVKHGKYTFKRYGWKLAVAGIIFPLIFLLVF, encoded by the coding sequence ATGAAAGCACAAAAAATTAGAGACTTACACCGCGATTTAGGGTATTTCTATTTAGGTTTAATTGTAACATTTGCTTTTTCTGGTATTTTAATGAACCACAGAGAACATTGGCATCCTGAAAAAATTACAATGGAAAGCAAACCCGTAGAATTACAATTACCTAGCGAAAGTGAGATTAATGAAAAATTTGCTCAAAAAACTGCTAGTGATTTAGGTTTAGAAGGTAAAGTTCGTCGTCACATGATTCGTAAAGGAACTCTAAGAATACAACTAGAAAATGCAGAAATTGAAGTGGATGCAAAAACAGGAAAAGGTGAAATTGTACAATTCATTAAAACACCTATCGTAAGTCAAGCAATGAAATTACACAAAAACACATCAGCGTGGTGGATTTACTTCTCTGATATTTTTGGAATTTCATTAATCATTATCGCCATTACCGGAACATTAATGGTAAAACATGGCAAATATACATTCAAAAGATATGGATGGAAACTTGCAGTAGCAGGTATCATATTCCCTCTTATATTCTTGTTAGTTTTTTAA
- a CDS encoding Na(+)-translocating NADH-quinone reductase subunit F, with the protein MKTTTRFNQAIEKLYKAFHNNTLNPECCNQCAVGNILDNTDAWKHLSDFHGATQLNYLGLVHQNLGRKFNGYSPIELLQIEATFLKACGYTLPLHHTHKKPKRTPENLFNGLEAVVKLLCKFDNVPNVMDCSILFDYKSEKSKTIQLV; encoded by the coding sequence ATGAAAACTACAACTCGTTTTAACCAAGCTATTGAAAAGTTATACAAAGCCTTTCACAACAACACGCTCAATCCTGAATGTTGTAACCAATGTGCTGTGGGCAATATTTTAGATAATACCGATGCTTGGAAACATTTGTCAGATTTTCATGGTGCAACCCAATTGAATTATTTAGGATTGGTTCACCAAAACTTAGGTAGGAAGTTTAACGGCTACTCGCCTATCGAATTACTACAAATTGAAGCTACTTTTTTAAAAGCTTGTGGTTACACACTTCCACTACATCACACGCATAAAAAACCAAAACGCACACCCGAAAACCTTTTTAACGGACTTGAAGCTGTCGTGAAACTTTTATGTAAATTTGATAATGTTCCAAATGTTATGGATTGTAGTATTTTGTTTGATTATAAGTCTGAGAAAAGTAAAACAATACAATTGGTATAA
- a CDS encoding DUF6565 domain-containing protein: MKNLKLTLGLLALITAFVACDNKKEKEAQKLIGEYTTYVDSINALNKEESAKEWAAIQTEQENKKIQAESAVTVVENKTAAQQEIDDATIKFETYKMEVEKSQAQMHKEQLRKSLFKDNLVGEDLTFAWVNKDNILNVYESFVETVQNNKDSYSREDWDEIKLLYEALDTRKNTVEKEGLSTSDNLKIAALKIKFAPMYNVNRVGAKAEENSEAKE, encoded by the coding sequence ATGAAAAATTTAAAATTAACATTAGGACTTTTAGCACTTATTACAGCATTTGTAGCATGTGATAACAAAAAAGAAAAAGAAGCTCAAAAATTAATTGGTGAATACACAACCTATGTAGATTCAATAAATGCATTAAACAAAGAAGAATCGGCAAAAGAATGGGCTGCTATTCAAACAGAACAAGAAAATAAAAAAATACAAGCAGAAAGTGCTGTAACTGTTGTTGAAAATAAAACTGCTGCACAACAAGAAATTGATGATGCTACAATAAAATTTGAAACTTATAAAATGGAAGTTGAAAAATCTCAGGCACAAATGCACAAAGAGCAACTAAGAAAATCTTTATTTAAAGACAATTTAGTTGGTGAAGATTTAACGTTTGCTTGGGTTAATAAAGACAACATTTTAAATGTTTACGAAAGTTTTGTAGAAACAGTTCAAAACAACAAAGACAGCTATTCTCGTGAAGATTGGGATGAAATTAAGCTGTTATATGAAGCCTTAGATACACGTAAAAATACAGTTGAAAAAGAAGGTTTATCAACTTCAGATAATTTAAAAATTGCTGCTCTAAAAATAAAGTTTGCACCAATGTACAATGTTAACAGAGTTGGCGCTAAAGCTGAAGAAAATAGTGAAGCTAAAGAGTAG
- a CDS encoding OmpA family protein, whose product MKSTQNIYNKINFKTIGRNLAILTISSLFLVQCKAIKNSNNTQRGAVIGATSGAVLGGVLGNNVGKGGRGAEGAILGGIIGGVTGGLIGRQMDKQAREIEQQLPSAQVERVGEGIKLTLNENSVNFDLNKSSLTSTAKANLDKLVSVFKNYPDTNITIYGHTDSSGDEGYNMNLSVARAESVKVYLASKGLSSSRFDIVGMGETEPIDSNETVSGRANNRRVEFAIMANNKMIEDAEKQSN is encoded by the coding sequence ATGAAATCAACACAAAATATATACAACAAAATAAACTTTAAAACTATTGGCAGAAACTTAGCGATTCTTACAATAAGTAGTTTATTTCTAGTACAATGTAAAGCCATTAAAAATTCTAACAATACGCAAAGAGGAGCTGTAATTGGAGCTACTTCTGGAGCAGTTCTTGGAGGTGTTTTAGGAAATAACGTTGGAAAAGGCGGTCGTGGTGCAGAAGGTGCCATCTTAGGAGGAATTATTGGTGGAGTTACAGGTGGACTTATTGGTCGCCAAATGGACAAACAAGCTCGTGAAATTGAACAACAATTACCAAGTGCACAAGTTGAACGTGTAGGAGAAGGAATTAAGCTAACACTTAATGAAAACTCTGTAAACTTCGATCTAAATAAATCGTCTTTAACATCAACTGCTAAAGCCAATTTAGACAAACTAGTAAGTGTATTTAAAAACTATCCTGATACAAATATTACTATTTACGGACATACCGATAGTTCGGGTGACGAAGGTTATAACATGAATCTATCGGTTGCAAGAGCCGAATCTGTTAAAGTCTATCTTGCTTCAAAAGGATTAAGTAGTTCAAGATTTGATATTGTAGGAATGGGAGAAACTGAACCTATAGATTCCAATGAAACTGTAAGCGGTCGGGCCAACAATCGTAGAGTGGAATTTGCAATTATGGCAAATAACAAAATGATAGAAGATGCCGAAAAGCAATCGAACTAA
- a CDS encoding GIY-YIG nuclease family protein, producing the protein MKKFGKTIKLFLIDGEPNGRMTCEFSNWTGKAYKIPRIMIKESYNRDDLKNPGIYLLFGENDNGKGQVYIGEAETIIDRLKQHVAQKEFWSEVILFISKDENLNKAHIKYLESRLFELAKKINHYEVENTTIPTKSSISESEIAEMEEFIENIKLLTNTLGHRVFESLVNSETNKTKKSNIFQIKAARGANGLGIPSSKGFIVFKNSEIALDTVESMQKSLQNIRQKLIDNQIIIKNDKGYIFNTDYEFSSPSTAAAIVMGRNANGLKEWKLKNGKTLKEFEITEEN; encoded by the coding sequence ATGAAAAAATTCGGAAAAACAATAAAATTATTTCTTATTGATGGTGAGCCTAATGGTAGAATGACATGTGAGTTTTCAAATTGGACTGGTAAAGCATACAAAATACCAAGGATTATGATCAAAGAATCATATAATCGTGATGATTTAAAAAATCCAGGAATATATTTACTCTTTGGTGAAAATGATAATGGAAAAGGACAAGTTTATATAGGTGAAGCGGAAACGATAATTGATAGGCTTAAACAACATGTTGCTCAAAAAGAGTTTTGGTCAGAAGTTATATTATTTATTAGCAAAGATGAAAATTTAAATAAAGCTCATATTAAATATTTAGAAAGTCGATTATTTGAATTAGCAAAAAAAATTAATCATTATGAAGTCGAAAACACAACAATTCCAACAAAGTCTTCAATTTCTGAATCAGAAATTGCAGAAATGGAAGAATTTATTGAAAACATAAAACTTCTAACAAATACTTTAGGTCATAGAGTCTTTGAAAGTTTAGTTAATTCTGAAACAAATAAGACTAAAAAATCAAATATTTTTCAGATTAAGGCTGCAAGAGGAGCTAATGGTTTGGGAATACCAAGCTCAAAAGGATTTATAGTATTTAAAAATAGTGAAATAGCATTAGATACGGTTGAATCTATGCAAAAATCTCTTCAAAATATTAGACAAAAATTAATTGACAATCAAATAATCATTAAAAATGATAAAGGATATATATTCAATACAGATTATGAGTTCTCAAGTCCTTCTACAGCTGCAGCTATTGTAATGGGTAGAAATGCAAATGGATTGAAAGAATGGAAATTAAAAAATGGAAAAACACTTAAAGAATTTGAAATAACAGAAGAAAATTAA
- a CDS encoding lmo0937 family membrane protein — MGNLLYLIAVVLVILWALGVYVGTFGNLIHLLLVIAIIAILLRIINGTRKL, encoded by the coding sequence ATGGGAAATTTATTGTATTTGATAGCCGTAGTATTAGTAATACTATGGGCATTAGGAGTATATGTAGGAACATTTGGAAACTTAATCCACCTACTTTTAGTAATTGCAATTATTGCAATTTTACTTAGAATTATTAACGGAACAAGAAAACTTTAA
- a CDS encoding aminoacyl-histidine dipeptidase: protein MSQEVRNLEPKALWNKFADLNAVPRPSKKEERVIAFMMDFGKKLGLETLKDEVGNVIIKKPATVGMENRKTIVMQSHLDMVHQKNNDTVFDFDTQGIEMYVDGDWVRAKGTTLGADNGLGVATIMAILESTDIPHPAIEALFTIDEETGMTGAMGLKGGLLEGQILLNLDTEEDDEIDIGCAGGVDVTAVAEYDEEDAPADSVGYRITVKGLNGGHSGMQIHEGLGNANKIMNRLLYSGYEDFGLQISKIKGGSLRNAIPRESVAEVIIAEMYDEAFEFDMQEIINEIKAEFKTTEPNLQIVIEKLDQVPAKVLPSMAQFYLVRALYTAHNGVYRMSADFDNLVETSNNIAKVTVGGGNLKIECLTRSSVESSKFDLANALRSAFELMGCEVTFSGSYPGWTPNPKSEILDVLTAIYEKQNGSKAHVVACHAGLECGILGQNYPGMDMISFGPTIKGAHSPDERASIASAQKYWKFVLEILANIPVK, encoded by the coding sequence TTTGCCGACTTAAATGCGGTGCCACGTCCGTCGAAAAAAGAAGAAAGAGTTATTGCTTTCATGATGGATTTTGGTAAAAAATTAGGTTTGGAAACCTTAAAAGATGAAGTTGGTAACGTTATCATCAAAAAGCCAGCGACAGTAGGAATGGAAAACCGTAAAACTATAGTGATGCAATCGCATTTAGATATGGTACACCAAAAAAACAACGATACTGTTTTCGATTTCGATACACAAGGAATTGAAATGTATGTAGATGGTGATTGGGTTCGTGCCAAAGGAACTACACTTGGTGCCGATAACGGTTTAGGTGTGGCTACGATTATGGCGATTTTAGAAAGTACCGATATTCCGCATCCTGCAATTGAAGCTTTGTTTACGATTGATGAAGAAACCGGAATGACTGGAGCAATGGGCTTAAAAGGTGGCTTGTTAGAAGGTCAAATTTTATTGAATTTAGATACGGAAGAAGACGACGAAATCGACATTGGATGTGCAGGTGGAGTAGATGTAACGGCTGTTGCAGAATATGATGAAGAAGACGCTCCAGCGGATTCTGTGGGTTATAGAATTACCGTAAAAGGTTTAAATGGTGGACATTCGGGAATGCAAATACACGAAGGTTTAGGAAATGCCAATAAAATTATGAACCGTTTATTGTATAGCGGTTACGAAGATTTTGGTTTACAAATTTCTAAAATTAAAGGTGGAAGTTTACGCAATGCGATTCCGCGTGAGAGTGTTGCCGAAGTAATTATTGCCGAAATGTATGACGAAGCGTTTGAGTTTGACATGCAAGAAATCATTAATGAGATTAAAGCCGAATTCAAAACAACTGAACCGAACTTACAAATTGTAATTGAAAAATTAGACCAAGTGCCTGCCAAAGTGTTGCCTTCTATGGCGCAGTTTTACTTGGTAAGAGCTTTATATACTGCGCACAATGGTGTGTATAGAATGAGTGCCGATTTTGATAACTTGGTAGAAACGTCTAACAACATTGCGAAAGTTACTGTTGGCGGTGGCAACTTGAAGATTGAATGTTTAACGCGTTCTTCGGTGGAGAGTTCGAAGTTTGATTTAGCAAATGCGTTACGCTCTGCGTTTGAGTTAATGGGCTGCGAAGTTACGTTCTCGGGAAGTTACCCAGGTTGGACACCAAACCCAAAATCAGAAATTTTAGATGTGTTAACGGCAATTTACGAAAAACAAAACGGAAGCAAAGCACACGTTGTAGCGTGCCATGCGGGATTAGAATGTGGTATTTTAGGCCAAAACTACCCAGGAATGGATATGATTTCGTTTGGACCAACCATTAAAGGCGCACACAGCCCAGATGAAAGAGCGAGTATTGCCTCTGCACAAAAATATTGGAAATTTGTATTGGAAATTTTAGCGAATATTCCGGTTAAGTAA
- a CDS encoding DUF4142 domain-containing protein has protein sequence MKTFKHISIALIFSIGIVMFFNACKKDSKTENPFLEVISEDINNKVNTQFLTDVTNLNLKVVNVAKLAKTNELELPTKSIIKDIETDHLEMNKKLKKIARENLIIIPDTVYDYNQQIDTLNNNRGYVYLVELEKLLQEEITEFELIQENTKSKEIESLAYESIQDLKEKLTDINEFLK, from the coding sequence ATGAAAACATTCAAACACATATCTATAGCTCTAATCTTTTCTATAGGAATTGTTATGTTTTTTAATGCTTGCAAAAAAGACAGTAAAACAGAAAACCCCTTTCTAGAAGTAATTAGTGAAGATATCAACAATAAAGTGAATACACAATTTTTGACTGATGTTACCAACCTAAATCTTAAAGTTGTTAATGTTGCCAAATTAGCAAAAACAAATGAACTTGAATTACCTACAAAATCTATTATAAAAGATATTGAAACGGATCATTTAGAAATGAATAAAAAATTAAAAAAAATTGCTAGAGAAAATTTAATCATCATTCCAGATACCGTTTACGATTACAATCAGCAAATAGATACTTTAAATAATAATAGAGGTTATGTTTATTTAGTAGAATTAGAAAAATTACTTCAAGAAGAAATAACTGAATTTGAACTGATTCAGGAAAACACAAAAAGTAAAGAGATTGAAAGCTTGGCTTACGAATCAATACAAGATTTAAAAGAAAAACTCACTGATATAAACGAATTTTTAAAATAA
- the prfA gene encoding peptide chain release factor 1: protein MLDRLQYVKQRFDEVSDLIIQPDVIADQKRYVQLNKEYKDLKALVDKRAEYLNLTGNIEEAKEIIADGSDAEMVEMAKMQLDEAQERLPQLEEEIKFMLIPKDPEDAKNVMVEIRAGTGGDEASIFAGDLFKMYTRYCEAKGWRTSVVDLNEGTAGGYKEIIFEVTGEDVYGTLKYEAGVHRVQRVPQTETQGRVHTSAATVMVLPEAEEFDVQIDMNDVRIDLFCSSGPGGQSVNTTKSAVRMTHIPTGLVAQCQDEKSQHKNKDKALSVLRSRLYEMELAKKQEEDAKKRNSQVSSGDRSAKIRTYNYPQGRVTDHRIGMDIFDMDGVMNGKIQKFIDELQLVANTEKLKESEVY, encoded by the coding sequence ATGTTAGATAGATTACAATATGTAAAACAACGTTTTGATGAGGTTTCGGATTTAATTATCCAGCCAGATGTTATTGCAGACCAGAAACGTTATGTACAGTTGAATAAAGAATATAAAGATTTAAAAGCTTTAGTGGATAAAAGAGCTGAGTACTTAAATCTTACTGGAAATATAGAAGAAGCTAAAGAAATTATTGCTGATGGTTCTGATGCTGAGATGGTAGAAATGGCCAAAATGCAGTTAGATGAAGCTCAAGAGCGTTTACCACAATTAGAAGAGGAAATTAAATTCATGTTAATTCCAAAAGATCCAGAGGATGCTAAAAACGTAATGGTAGAAATTCGTGCAGGAACAGGAGGTGATGAGGCTTCAATTTTTGCTGGTGATTTATTTAAAATGTACACGCGTTATTGCGAAGCAAAAGGATGGAGAACTTCGGTAGTAGATTTAAACGAAGGAACAGCTGGTGGTTATAAAGAAATTATTTTTGAAGTTACAGGTGAAGATGTATACGGAACTTTAAAATATGAAGCAGGAGTTCACCGTGTGCAACGTGTTCCACAAACCGAAACACAAGGTCGTGTTCATACTTCGGCTGCTACGGTTATGGTATTACCAGAAGCAGAAGAGTTTGATGTACAAATTGATATGAATGATGTGCGTATCGATTTATTCTGTTCGTCAGGTCCTGGTGGACAATCGGTAAATACTACAAAATCGGCGGTACGTATGACTCACATTCCTACAGGCTTAGTAGCGCAATGTCAGGATGAGAAATCGCAACATAAAAATAAAGATAAAGCATTATCAGTTTTACGTTCTCGTTTGTATGAAATGGAATTGGCTAAAAAACAAGAGGAAGATGCTAAAAAACGTAATTCTCAAGTTAGTTCTGGTGACCGTTCTGCAAAAATTAGAACCTACAATTATCCACAAGGTCGTGTAACTGATCACCGAATTGGGATGGATATTTTTGATATGGATGGTGTGATGAATGGTAAAATTCAAAAATTTATTGATGAGCTACAATTAGTAGCGAATACAGAGAAATTAAAAGAATCTGAAGTATATTAA